Proteins encoded by one window of Sus scrofa isolate TJ Tabasco breed Duroc chromosome 12, Sscrofa11.1, whole genome shotgun sequence:
- the TMEM102 gene encoding LOW QUALITY PROTEIN: transmembrane protein 102 (The sequence of the model RefSeq protein was modified relative to this genomic sequence to represent the inferred CDS: inserted 1 base in 1 codon; deleted 2 bases in 1 codon) → MASAVWGSAPWWGPPPPAPARPLTDIDFCSGAQLQELTQLIQELGVQESWSDGPKPGPDLLQAKDFVFSLLGLIHRRDPRFPPQAELLLLRGGIREGSLDLGPTPLGPYARGPHYDTGFTLLVPVFSLDDTQELQLDVGSCYAWVCLPEQVRGASIREAWQDCLGPPVPGEGDSIHPTQSEESLKDPKTSVDQPHGDVTDPEAHESLEKSPSNVSVPESPQQDATDVGFPSPLKKTNGDVTKAADVSPMPQPQPSEAREAWPTLCPAQVAAWFXASLAAVAESLLPVPGAPRLVHAARHAGYTTILLATPGPPRRLLLFDLIPVVSVAGWPEGARSHSWAGPLATESSSFYLVPGGGGGGGTERPEASGWQLCFARQELALKARIAEPLLQAHAAAQALLRPLVVGTRAAAPYLLRTLLYWACERLPALYLARPENAGACCLGLLDELGRVLEAGTLPHYFLSGQKLRAGDGAVSLLGALALLRGDPARALRAAVEEAKAARKGGGLAGVGGGAH, encoded by the exons ATGGCTTCCGCCGTCTGGGGGAGTGCTCCTTGGTGGGGCccaccgcccccagccccagcccggcCGCTCACGGACATAGACTTCTGCTCTGGTGCCCAGCTGCAAGAACTAACCCAGCTGATCCAGGAGCTGGGTGTGCAGGAGAGCTGGAGTGACGGGCCCAAGCCGGGACCAGACCTCCTCCAGGCTAAggactttgttttctctttgctgg gTCTCATTCACCGTCGGGACCCTCGCTTTCCTCCCCAGGCAGAGCTCTTGCTGCTTCGTGGCGGAATTCGCGAGGGCTCCCTGGATCTGGGGCCTACGCCTCTAGGTCCCTACGCCCGGGGACCTCACTATGACACCGGCTTCACGCTCCTGGTGCCCGTGTTTTCACTAGACGACACT CAGGAGCTGCAACTGGACGTGGGATCCTGTTACGCATGGGTCTGCCTCCCAGAGCAGGTACGCGGAGCCTCCATCAGGGAGGCATGGCAGGATTGCCTAGGACCCCCAGTCCCCGGAGAAGGTGATTCCATCCACCCAACCCAAAGTGAAGAAAGTCTCAAGGACCCGAAAACCTCTGTGGACCAGCCGCACGGTGACGTCACTGATCCTGAGGCACACGAGTCTTTGGAAAAATCACCTAGTAACGTTTCAGTGCCAGAGTCGCCTCAGCAAGACGCAACCGATGTTGGCTTTCCCTCACCATTGAAAAAAACGAATGGTGACGTCACCAAAGCAGCCGACGTTAGCCcaatgccacagccccagccgtCGGAGGCTCGGGAGGCATGGCCCACATTGTGTCCCGCCCAGGTGGCTGCCTGGT TTGCTTCGCTGGCTGCGGTCGCTGAGTCCCTGCTCCCGGTCCCAGGTGCCCCGCGCTTGGTTCACGCAGCCCGCCACGCTGGGTACACCACCATCCTGCTGGCTACGCCCGGGCCCCCGCGCCGACTCCTGCTTTTCGACCTGATCCCTGTGGTGTCCGTGGCCGGCTGGCCCGAGGGGGCTCGGAGCCACTCGTGGGCCGGCCCGTTGGCCACGGAGTCGTCCTCCTTCTACCTGgtgcccggcggcggcggcggcggcggcacagAGCGGCCAGAAGCCTCTGGCTGGCAGCTCTGCTTCGCCCGCCAGGAGCTGGCGCTCAAGGCGCGCATAGCCGAGCCGCTGCTGCAAGCGCACGCGGCAGCCCAGGCGCTGCTGCGCCCGCTGGTGGTCGGGACCCGGGCCGCAGCGCCCTACCTCCTGCGGACGTTGCTCTACTGGGCGTGCGAGCGGCTGCCCGCGCTCTATCTGGCGCGGCCCGAAAATGCGGGCGCCTGCTGCCTCGGGCTGCTGGATGAGCTGGGCCGGGTGCTCGAAGCCGGGACGCTGCCCCACTATTTTCTGAGTGGCCAAAAGCTCCGTGCAGGGGACGGCGCGGTTTCGCTGCTTGGGGCGTTGGCCCTGCTTCGCGGGGACCCTGCCCGGGCCCTGCGCGCCGCCGTGGAGGAGGCCAAGGCGGCGCGCAAGGGGGGCGGCTTAGCCGGCGTGGGAGGCGGGGCCCATTAA
- the CHRNB1 gene encoding acetylcholine receptor subunit beta isoform X1: protein MTPGALLVLLLGAVGAPLAPGALGSEAEGRLREKLFSGYDSSVRPAREVGDRVGVSIGLSLAQLISLNEKDEEMSTKVYLDLEWTDYRLSWDPAEHEGIDSLRITAGSVWLPDVVLLNNNDGNFDVALDINVVVSSDGSVRWRPPGIYRSSCSIQVTYFPFDWQNCTMVFSSYSYDSSEVSLQTGLGPDGQERQEVHIHEGTFIENGQWEIIHKPSRLIQPPADPRGGGEGRREEVTFYLIIRRKPLFYLVNVIAPCILITILAIFVFYLPPDAGEKMGLSIFALLTLTVFLLLLADKVPETSLSVPIIIKYLMFTMVLVTFSVILSVVVLNLHHRSPHTHQMPLWVRQIFILKLPLYLGLKRPKPERDQMPEPPPVALRDSPGSGWGRGTDEYFIRKPPNDFLFPKPNRFQPELSAPDPRRFVDGPNRAVGLPPELREVVSSISYIARQLQEQEDHDALKEDWQFVAMVVDRLFLWTFIIFTSVGTLVIFLDATYHLPPADPFP, encoded by the exons ATGACCCCAGGGGCGCTTCTGGTGCTGCtgctgggggcggtgggggcgcCGCTTGCCCCGG gagcccTCGGCTCGGAGGCGGAGGGCCGACTCCGCGAGAAACTTTTCTCGGGCTATGATAGCTCCGTGCGCCCGGCGCGGGAGGTGGGAGACCGCGTCGGGGTCAGCATTGGTCTCAGCCTGGCGCAACTCATCAGCCTG AACGAGAAGGATGAGGAGATGAGCACGAAGGTCTACTTAGATTTG GAGTGGACTGACTACAGGCTGAGCTGGGACCCTGCGGAGCACGAGGGCATCGATTCACTCCGCATCACCGCTGGCTCCGTGTGGCTACCAGACGTGGTGCTCCTCAACAA CAATGACGGAAATTTTGACGTGGCTCTGGACATCAACGTCGTGGTGTCCTCCGACGGCTCCGTGCGCTGGCGGCCCCCGGGCATCTATCGAAGCAGCTGCAGCATCCAG GTCACCTACTTCCCCTTTGACTGGCAGAACTGCACCATGGTGTTCAGTTCCTACAGCTATGACAGCTCGGAGGTCAGCCTGCAGACCGGCTTGGGTCCCGACGGGCAGGAGCGGCAGGAAGTGCACATTCATGAAGGGACCTTCATTG AGAATGGCCAATGGGAGATTATCCACAAGCCTTCTCGGCTAATCCAGCCTCCAGCAGATCctaggggaggaggggaaggacgGCGGGAAGAAGTCACCTTCTACCTCATCATTCGCCGGAAGCCTCTCTTCTACCTGGTCAACGTCATTGCCCCATGCATCCTCATCACCATCCTGGCCATCTTCGTCTTCTACCTGCCACCAGATGCAG GAGAGAAGATGGGGCTCTCGATCTTTGCCCTGCTGACGCTCACTGtgttcctgctgctgctggcagACAAAGTGCCTGAGACCTCCCTGTCTGTCCCCATCATCATCAAGTACCTCATGTTTACCATGGTCCTCGTCACCTTCTCAGTCATCCTTAGCGTCGTAGTCCTCAACCTGCACCATCGCTCACCCCACACCCACCAAATGCCCCTTTGGGTCCGTCAG ATCTTCATCCTTAAACTCCCTCTGTACCTGGGCCTGAAGAGGCCCAAACCTGAGAGAGACCAGATGCCGGAACCACCTCCTGTAGCCCTCAGGGATTCTCCAGGAAGTGGCTGGGGTCGGGGAACCGATGAATATTTCATCCGCAAGCCGCCAAATGATTTTCTCTTCCCCAAACCCAACAG ATTCCAGCCTGAACTATCTGCCCCGGACCCGCGGCGATTTGTCGATGGTCCAAACCGGGCTGTGGGCCTGCCTCCCGAGCTGCGGGAGGTCGTTTCCTCGATCAGCTACATCGCTCGACAGCTGCAGGAACAGGAGGACCACGACGCG CTGAAGGAGGATTGGCAATTTGTGGCCATGGTAGTGGACCGCCTCTTCCTGTGGACCTTCATCATCTTCACGAGCGTCGGGACCCTCGTCATCTTTCTGGATGCCACATACCACTTGCCACCTGCCGACCCCTTTCCCTGA
- the FGF11 gene encoding fibroblast growth factor 11, which translates to MAALASSLIRQKREVREPGGSRPVSAQRRVCPRGTKSLCQKQLLILLSKVRLCGGRPARPDRGPEPQLKGIVTKLFCRQGFYLQANPDGSIQGTPEDTSSFTHFNLIPVGLRVVTIQSAKLGHYMAMNAEGLLYSSPHFTAECRFKECVFENYYVLYASALYRQRRSGRAWYLGLDKEGRVMKGNRVKKTKAAAHFVPKLLEVAMYREPSLHSVPETSPSSPPAP; encoded by the exons ATGGCGGCGCTGGCCAGTAGCCTGATCCGGCAGAAGCGGGAGGTCCGCGAGCCCGGGGGCAGCCGGCCCGTGTCGGCGCAGCGGCGCGTGTGTCCCCGCGGCACCAAGTCCCTTTGCCAGAAGCAGCTCCTCATCCTGCTGTCCAAGGTGCGACTGTGCGGGGGGCGGCCCGCGCGGCCGGACCGCGGCCCGG AGCCTCAGCTCAAAGGCATCGTCACCAAACTGTTCTGCCGCCAGGGGTTCTACCTCCAGGCGAATCCCGACGGGAGCATCCAGGGCACCCCAGAGGACACCAGCTCTTTCA CCCACTTCAACTTGATCCCCGTGGGGCTCCGTGTGGTCACCATTCAGAGTGCCAAGCTGGGTCACTACATGGCCATGAATGCTGAGGGGCTTCTCTACAGCTCG CCACATTTCACAGCTGAGTGTCGCTTTAAGGAGTGCGTCTTTGAGAATTACTATGTCCTGTACGCCTCTGCTCTCTACCGCCAGCGCCGTTCTGGCCGGGCCTGGTACCTGGGCCTGGACAAAGAGGGCCGAGTCATGAAAGGCAATCGAGTCAAGAAGACCAAGGCAGCCGCCCACTTTGTGCCCAAGCTCCTGGAAG TGGCCATGTACCGGGAGCCTTCTCTCCACAGTGTCCCTGAGACCTCCCCTTCCAGTCCCCCTGCCCCCTGA
- the CHRNB1 gene encoding acetylcholine receptor subunit beta isoform X3, producing the protein MSTKVYLDLEWTDYRLSWDPAEHEGIDSLRITAGSVWLPDVVLLNNNDGNFDVALDINVVVSSDGSVRWRPPGIYRSSCSIQVTYFPFDWQNCTMVFSSYSYDSSEVSLQTGLGPDGQERQEVHIHEGTFIENGQWEIIHKPSRLIQPPADPRGGGEGRREEVTFYLIIRRKPLFYLVNVIAPCILITILAIFVFYLPPDAGEKMGLSIFALLTLTVFLLLLADKVPETSLSVPIIIKYLMFTMVLVTFSVILSVVVLNLHHRSPHTHQMPLWVRQIFILKLPLYLGLKRPKPERDQMPEPPPVALRDSPGSGWGRGTDEYFIRKPPNDFLFPKPNRFQPELSAPDPRRFVDGPNRAVGLPPELREVVSSISYIARQLQEQEDHDALKEDWQFVAMVVDRLFLWTFIIFTSVGTLVIFLDATYHLPPADPFP; encoded by the exons ATGAGCACGAAGGTCTACTTAGATTTG GAGTGGACTGACTACAGGCTGAGCTGGGACCCTGCGGAGCACGAGGGCATCGATTCACTCCGCATCACCGCTGGCTCCGTGTGGCTACCAGACGTGGTGCTCCTCAACAA CAATGACGGAAATTTTGACGTGGCTCTGGACATCAACGTCGTGGTGTCCTCCGACGGCTCCGTGCGCTGGCGGCCCCCGGGCATCTATCGAAGCAGCTGCAGCATCCAG GTCACCTACTTCCCCTTTGACTGGCAGAACTGCACCATGGTGTTCAGTTCCTACAGCTATGACAGCTCGGAGGTCAGCCTGCAGACCGGCTTGGGTCCCGACGGGCAGGAGCGGCAGGAAGTGCACATTCATGAAGGGACCTTCATTG AGAATGGCCAATGGGAGATTATCCACAAGCCTTCTCGGCTAATCCAGCCTCCAGCAGATCctaggggaggaggggaaggacgGCGGGAAGAAGTCACCTTCTACCTCATCATTCGCCGGAAGCCTCTCTTCTACCTGGTCAACGTCATTGCCCCATGCATCCTCATCACCATCCTGGCCATCTTCGTCTTCTACCTGCCACCAGATGCAG GAGAGAAGATGGGGCTCTCGATCTTTGCCCTGCTGACGCTCACTGtgttcctgctgctgctggcagACAAAGTGCCTGAGACCTCCCTGTCTGTCCCCATCATCATCAAGTACCTCATGTTTACCATGGTCCTCGTCACCTTCTCAGTCATCCTTAGCGTCGTAGTCCTCAACCTGCACCATCGCTCACCCCACACCCACCAAATGCCCCTTTGGGTCCGTCAG ATCTTCATCCTTAAACTCCCTCTGTACCTGGGCCTGAAGAGGCCCAAACCTGAGAGAGACCAGATGCCGGAACCACCTCCTGTAGCCCTCAGGGATTCTCCAGGAAGTGGCTGGGGTCGGGGAACCGATGAATATTTCATCCGCAAGCCGCCAAATGATTTTCTCTTCCCCAAACCCAACAG ATTCCAGCCTGAACTATCTGCCCCGGACCCGCGGCGATTTGTCGATGGTCCAAACCGGGCTGTGGGCCTGCCTCCCGAGCTGCGGGAGGTCGTTTCCTCGATCAGCTACATCGCTCGACAGCTGCAGGAACAGGAGGACCACGACGCG CTGAAGGAGGATTGGCAATTTGTGGCCATGGTAGTGGACCGCCTCTTCCTGTGGACCTTCATCATCTTCACGAGCGTCGGGACCCTCGTCATCTTTCTGGATGCCACATACCACTTGCCACCTGCCGACCCCTTTCCCTGA
- the CHRNB1 gene encoding acetylcholine receptor subunit beta isoform X2 — MTPGALLVLLLGAVGAPLAPGALGSEAEGRLREKLFSGYDSSVRPAREVGDRVGVSIGLSLAQLISLNEKDEEMSTKVYLDLEWTDYRLSWDPAEHEGIDSLRITAGSVWLPDVVLLNNNDGNFDVALDINVVVSSDGSVRWRPPGIYRSSCSIQVTYFPFDWQNCTMVFSSYSYDSSEVSLQTGLGPDGQERQEVHIHEGTFIENGQWEIIHKPSRLIQPPADPRGGGEGRREEVTFYLIIRRKPLFYLVNVIAPCILITILAIFVFYLPPDAGEKMGLSIFALLTLTVFLLLLADKVPETSLSVPIIIKYLMFTMVLVTFSVILSVVVLNLHHRSPHTHQMPLWVRQIFILKLPLYLGLKRPKPERDQMPEPPPVALRDSPGSGWGRGTDEYFIRKPPNDFLFPKPNRFQPELSAPDPRRFVDGPNRAVGLPPELREVVSSISYIARQLQEQEDHDA; from the exons ATGACCCCAGGGGCGCTTCTGGTGCTGCtgctgggggcggtgggggcgcCGCTTGCCCCGG gagcccTCGGCTCGGAGGCGGAGGGCCGACTCCGCGAGAAACTTTTCTCGGGCTATGATAGCTCCGTGCGCCCGGCGCGGGAGGTGGGAGACCGCGTCGGGGTCAGCATTGGTCTCAGCCTGGCGCAACTCATCAGCCTG AACGAGAAGGATGAGGAGATGAGCACGAAGGTCTACTTAGATTTG GAGTGGACTGACTACAGGCTGAGCTGGGACCCTGCGGAGCACGAGGGCATCGATTCACTCCGCATCACCGCTGGCTCCGTGTGGCTACCAGACGTGGTGCTCCTCAACAA CAATGACGGAAATTTTGACGTGGCTCTGGACATCAACGTCGTGGTGTCCTCCGACGGCTCCGTGCGCTGGCGGCCCCCGGGCATCTATCGAAGCAGCTGCAGCATCCAG GTCACCTACTTCCCCTTTGACTGGCAGAACTGCACCATGGTGTTCAGTTCCTACAGCTATGACAGCTCGGAGGTCAGCCTGCAGACCGGCTTGGGTCCCGACGGGCAGGAGCGGCAGGAAGTGCACATTCATGAAGGGACCTTCATTG AGAATGGCCAATGGGAGATTATCCACAAGCCTTCTCGGCTAATCCAGCCTCCAGCAGATCctaggggaggaggggaaggacgGCGGGAAGAAGTCACCTTCTACCTCATCATTCGCCGGAAGCCTCTCTTCTACCTGGTCAACGTCATTGCCCCATGCATCCTCATCACCATCCTGGCCATCTTCGTCTTCTACCTGCCACCAGATGCAG GAGAGAAGATGGGGCTCTCGATCTTTGCCCTGCTGACGCTCACTGtgttcctgctgctgctggcagACAAAGTGCCTGAGACCTCCCTGTCTGTCCCCATCATCATCAAGTACCTCATGTTTACCATGGTCCTCGTCACCTTCTCAGTCATCCTTAGCGTCGTAGTCCTCAACCTGCACCATCGCTCACCCCACACCCACCAAATGCCCCTTTGGGTCCGTCAG ATCTTCATCCTTAAACTCCCTCTGTACCTGGGCCTGAAGAGGCCCAAACCTGAGAGAGACCAGATGCCGGAACCACCTCCTGTAGCCCTCAGGGATTCTCCAGGAAGTGGCTGGGGTCGGGGAACCGATGAATATTTCATCCGCAAGCCGCCAAATGATTTTCTCTTCCCCAAACCCAACAG ATTCCAGCCTGAACTATCTGCCCCGGACCCGCGGCGATTTGTCGATGGTCCAAACCGGGCTGTGGGCCTGCCTCCCGAGCTGCGGGAGGTCGTTTCCTCGATCAGCTACATCGCTCGACAGCTGCAGGAACAGGAGGACCACGACGCG